Proteins co-encoded in one Triplophysa dalaica isolate WHDGS20190420 chromosome 16, ASM1584641v1, whole genome shotgun sequence genomic window:
- the si:ch1073-44g3.1 gene encoding UPF0461 protein C5orf24 homolog, with the protein MMHQVASNSSDYGLGSIGDDGQHQVSHFELCGSQSNKFYPSAPPSSLQLPLPNLPPLPQGLIKPMSCQMQDTQNEFHSQSVRMRAAETPEASKKKKGLGKSGRRGRPSGTTKSAGYRTSTGRPPGTTRAAGFKTSPGRPLGTTKAAGYKVSPGRPPGSIKTLARLSKLDYSGCNGAPFPYTMMQKRALCEATVKEKDTE; encoded by the coding sequence ATGATGCACCAAGTAGCAAGCAACAGCAGTGACTACGGTTTGGGCAGCATAGGTGATGATGGCCAACACCAAGTCAGTCACTTTGAGCTGTGCGGCTCGCAATCCAACAAATTCTACCCATCTGCCCCACCTTCCTCGCTCCAGCTGCCACTCCCTAATTTGCCTCCCTTGCCACAGGGGTTGATCAAGCCTATGTCTTGCCAGATGCAGGACACCCAAAATGAATTTCACTCCCAAAGCGTTCGAATGAGGGCTGCAGAGACACCAGAGGCATCCAAGAAGAAAAAGGGTCTTGGTAAGTCCGGACGACGAGGCAGGCCCTCGGGTACAACTAAGTCCGCTGGGTACAGGACAAGCACAGGACGGCCACCCGGGACCACCAGAGCAGCGGGCTTTAAAACCAGCCCAGGAAGGCCGCTGGGCACAACCAAAGCTGCAGGATACAAGGTGAGCCCAGGTAGGCCTCCAGGGAGTATCAAGACGCTGGCAAGACTCAGCAAACTGGACTATAGTGGCTGCAACGGTGCTCCGTTTCCATATACCATGATGCAGAAAAGGGCCTTGTGCGAAGCCACTGTGAAAGAAAAAGACACTGAGTAA
- the ppp2caa gene encoding protein phosphatase 2 catalytic subunit alpha a yields the protein MDEKSFTKELDQWIEQLNECKQLSENQVKILCEKAKEILSKESNVQEVRCPVTVCGDVHGQFHDLMELFKIGGKSPDTNYLFMGDYVDRGYYSVETVSLLVSLKVRYRERITILRGNHESRQITQVYGFYDECLRKYGNANVWKYFTDLFDYLPLTALVDTQIFCLHGGLSPSIDTLDHIRALDRIQEVPHEGPMCDLLWSDPDDRGGWGISPRGAGYTFGQDISETFNHANCLTLVSRAHQLVMEGYNWCHERNVVTIFSAPNYCYRCGNQAAIMELDDTLKYSFLQFDPAPRRGEPHVTRRTPDYFL from the exons ATGGACGAGAAGTCATTTACGAAAGAATTGGACCAATGGATCGAGCAACTGAACGAGTGCAAGCAACTGTCGGAAAACCAAGTGAAGATTTTGTGTGAGAAG GCTAAAGAAATTTTATCCAAGGAGTCAAATGTCCAGGAAGTGCGTTGCCCGGTGACAGTATGTGGAGATGTGCATGGCCAATTTCACGATCTAATGGAGCTGTTTAAGATTGGGGGTAAATCACCAGATACTAATTACCTCTTCATGGGAGACTACGTGGATAGAGGTTACTATTCAGTAGAAACAGTCTCACTTCTGGTATCTTTAAAG GTTCGATATCGGGAGAGAATTACGATCTTGCGCGGGAATCACGAAAGCAGACAAATCACACAAGTCTATGGGTTCTATGACGAATGCCTGAGAAAAtatggaaatgcaaatgtttggAAATATTTCACAGACCTCTTTGACTACCTTCCGCTTACAGCCCTTGTAGACACACAG ATATTCTGTCTCCATGGAGGATTATCACCTTCAATTGACACACTGGATCACATTCGCGCGTTGGACCGTATCCAAGAAGTTCCCCATGAG GGTCCCATGTGTGATTTGCTGTGGTCAGATCCGGATGACCGCGGTGGCTGGGGAATTTCCCCCAGAGGGGCAGGGTACACATTTGGCCAGGACATATCAGAGACTTTTAATCATGCCAACTGCTTGACATTGGTCTCGCGTGCCCACCAGTTAGTCATGGAG GGTTATAACTGGTGTCATGAACGCAATGTTGTGACAATCTTCAGTGCACCCAATTACTGCTACCGATGTGGTAACCAGGCTGCCATCATGGAACTCGATGACACGCTCAAGTATTCCTT TTTACAGTTTGACCCCGCGCCACGTCGAGGAGAGCCCCATGTTACCCGTCGCACTCCAGACTATTTCTTGTAG
- the septin8b gene encoding septin-8-B isoform X2 codes for MNTLFNTTFENEEVSHFQDGVYLRPRTYNLQESNVDLKLTIVDTAGFGDQVNKEESYKPVVDYIDAQFERFLEEELKIKRSLHDYQDSRIHICLYFISPTGHSLKSLDLVTMKKLDSKVNIIPIIAKADTVSKSELQKFKLKIMSELVNNGVQIYQFPTDDEAVAEINSSMNAHLPFAVVGSSEDVKVGSKMVRARQYPWGVVQVENESHCDFVKLREMLIRVNMLDLREQTHARHYELYRRCKLEEMGFKDTDGDNEPFSLQETYVAKRKEFIGELQHKEEQMRQMFVNKVKETEAELKEKERELHERFEMLKRTHQEEKRNLEEKRRDLEDEVNAFNRRQVAAETLQSLQGSSTSKKDKDKKT; via the exons ATGAACACCCTATTCAACACTACTTTTGAGAACGAAGAGGTCAGCCATTTCCAGGACGGCGTGTACTTACGGCCTAGAACGTATAACCTGCAGGAAAGCAACGTGGATTTAAAGCTGACCATTGTGGACACTGCGGGATTTGGGGACCAGGTTAATAAAGAAGAGAG TTATAAACCAGTTGTGGACTACATTGACGCGCAGTTTGAACGTTTCCTAGAGGAGGAACTTAAAATCAAACGTTCTCTTCACGACTATCAAGATTCGCGCATCCACATCTGCCTCTACTTCATTTCTCCTACCGGGCACTCTTTGAAATCTCTAGATTTGGTCACTATGAAGAAACTAGATAGTAAG GTCAACATTATCCCCATCATCGCAAAGGCAGACACTGTTTCCAAAAGTGAACTTCAAAAATTCAAGCTCAAGATCATGAGTGAACTGGTCAACAACGGCGTTCAGATATACCAGTTTCCAACAGACGATGAAGCCGTTGCGGAAATCAACTCTTCTATGAAT GCACATCTGCCGTTTGCTGTGGTTGGAAGCAGTGAAGATGTTAAAGTTGGAAGCAAAATGGTGCGAGCCAGACAGTACCCATGGGGAGTGGTTCAAG TGGAGAACGAGAGTCACTGTGATTTTGTGAAGCTCCGAGAGATGCTAATTCGTGTCAACATGTTGGACCTGAGGGAACAGACCCATGCCAGACACTATGAGCTGTACCGTCGCTGCAAACTAGAGGAGATGGGCTTCAAAGATACAGACGGTGACAACGAGCCTTTCAG TCTGCAGGAGACATATGTGGCCAAGAGGAAAGAATTTATCGGGGAGCTACAACACAAAGAAGAGCAGATGAGACAGATGTTTGTCAACAAAGTTAAAGAGACAGAGGCGGAGCttaaggagaaagagagagag CTTCATGAAAGGTTTGAGATGCTAAAACGTACTCATCAGGAAGAAAAGAGGAATCTGGAGGAGAAGCGCAGAGATTTAGAAGATGAGGTAAACGCCTTCAACAGGAGGCAAGTGGCTGCAGAAACCCTACAGTCTCTTCAAGGTTCCTCGACCTCtaaaaaagacaaagacaagAAAAC TTGA
- the sfxn1 gene encoding sideroflexin-1 produces MAAELSTSINIKEPRWDQGTFVGRAKHFFTVTDPRNILLSKENLEKACQIIQDYRQGVVAPGLTEDELWRAKYIFDSAFHPDTGEKMLLIGRMSAQVPMNMTITGCMMTFYRTTPAVLFWQWINQSFNAIVNYTNRSGDAPITVNQLGTAYVSATTGAVATALGLNALAKHVSPLIGRFVPFAAVAAANCINIPLMRQRELKHGIPVTDENDNRLGESSEAAQQAITQVVVSRILMASPGMAIPPFLMNSLEKKAFLKRFPWMSAPIQVGLVGFCLVFATPLCCALFPQKSSMAVSRLEPELQEKIRASHPGVEIVYFNKGL; encoded by the exons ATGGCGGCTGAGCTCTCCACCTCCATAAATATCAAAGAGCCTCGCTGGGATCAGGGAACATTTGTGGGTCGAGCAAAGCATTTCTTTACCGTCACAGACCCGAGAAATATCCTCCTGTCGAAAGAAAACCTTGAAAAAGCATGTCAAATCATACAGGATTACAG ACAGGGGGTAGTGGCACCAGGTCTGACAGAAGATGAGCTCTGGAGGGCCAAGTATATTTTTGACTCCGCATTCCATCCGGACACAGGCGAGAAAATGCTGCTGATTGGTCGGATGTCTGCTCAGGTCCCCATGAACATGACCATCACTGGATGCATGATGACTTTCTACAG GACAACTCCAGCAGTTTTGTTTTGGCAGTGGATCAACCAGTCTTTCAATGCAATAGTCAATTACACCAACAGGAGTGGAGACGCCCCCATCACAGTAAA CCAGCTCGGCACAGCATATGTATCAGCCACCACAGGTGCAGTGGCTACCGCTTTAGGACTAAATGCATTAGCAAAG CATGTTTCTCCACTCATAGGACGGTTTGTACCATTCGCTGCTGTAGCTGCTGCAAACTGTATCAATATTCCACTGATGAGACAACG GGAACTCAAACATGGCATTCCAGTAACAGATGAGAATGACAACAGGTTAGGAGAATCTTCAGAGGCAGCTCAACAGGCCATCACACAGGTGGTGGTGTCCAGAATCCTCATGGCCTCTCCTGGAATGG CTATTCCTCCATTTTTAATGAATTCTTTGGAAAAGAAGGCATTCCTCAAG AGGTTTCCGTGGATGAGTGCACCCATTCAGGTCGGCTTGGTTGGATTTTG TCTTGTGTTTGCGACGCCGTTGTGCTGCGCGTTATTCCCGCAAAAGAG CTCAATGGCAGTGAGCCGCTTGGAACCAGAACTGCAAGAGAAAATTCGAGCCAGTCATCCCGGTGTAGAGATTGTCTATTTCAACAAAGGACTGTAA
- the septin8b gene encoding septin-8-B isoform X1, which yields MADTDVTINPGEEMRSLSLSGHVGFDSLPDQLVSKTVSQGFSFNILCVGETGIGKSTLMNTLFNTTFENEEVSHFQDGVYLRPRTYNLQESNVDLKLTIVDTAGFGDQVNKEESYKPVVDYIDAQFERFLEEELKIKRSLHDYQDSRIHICLYFISPTGHSLKSLDLVTMKKLDSKVNIIPIIAKADTVSKSELQKFKLKIMSELVNNGVQIYQFPTDDEAVAEINSSMNAHLPFAVVGSSEDVKVGSKMVRARQYPWGVVQVENESHCDFVKLREMLIRVNMLDLREQTHARHYELYRRCKLEEMGFKDTDGDNEPFSLQETYVAKRKEFIGELQHKEEQMRQMFVNKVKETEAELKEKERELHERFEMLKRTHQEEKRNLEEKRRDLEDEVNAFNRRQVAAETLQSLQGSSTSKKDKDKKT from the exons ATGGCGGACACGGATGTAACTATAAACCCA GGTGAGGAGAtgaggtctctctctctcagcggTCATGTTGGTTTTGACAGTCTACCTGATCAGCTGGTGAGTAAAACAGTTAGCCAGGGATTCAGCTTCAACATTCTCTGTGTAG GTGAAACCGGAATCGGCAAGTCAACTTTGATGAACACCCTATTCAACACTACTTTTGAGAACGAAGAGGTCAGCCATTTCCAGGACGGCGTGTACTTACGGCCTAGAACGTATAACCTGCAGGAAAGCAACGTGGATTTAAAGCTGACCATTGTGGACACTGCGGGATTTGGGGACCAGGTTAATAAAGAAGAGAG TTATAAACCAGTTGTGGACTACATTGACGCGCAGTTTGAACGTTTCCTAGAGGAGGAACTTAAAATCAAACGTTCTCTTCACGACTATCAAGATTCGCGCATCCACATCTGCCTCTACTTCATTTCTCCTACCGGGCACTCTTTGAAATCTCTAGATTTGGTCACTATGAAGAAACTAGATAGTAAG GTCAACATTATCCCCATCATCGCAAAGGCAGACACTGTTTCCAAAAGTGAACTTCAAAAATTCAAGCTCAAGATCATGAGTGAACTGGTCAACAACGGCGTTCAGATATACCAGTTTCCAACAGACGATGAAGCCGTTGCGGAAATCAACTCTTCTATGAAT GCACATCTGCCGTTTGCTGTGGTTGGAAGCAGTGAAGATGTTAAAGTTGGAAGCAAAATGGTGCGAGCCAGACAGTACCCATGGGGAGTGGTTCAAG TGGAGAACGAGAGTCACTGTGATTTTGTGAAGCTCCGAGAGATGCTAATTCGTGTCAACATGTTGGACCTGAGGGAACAGACCCATGCCAGACACTATGAGCTGTACCGTCGCTGCAAACTAGAGGAGATGGGCTTCAAAGATACAGACGGTGACAACGAGCCTTTCAG TCTGCAGGAGACATATGTGGCCAAGAGGAAAGAATTTATCGGGGAGCTACAACACAAAGAAGAGCAGATGAGACAGATGTTTGTCAACAAAGTTAAAGAGACAGAGGCGGAGCttaaggagaaagagagagag CTTCATGAAAGGTTTGAGATGCTAAAACGTACTCATCAGGAAGAAAAGAGGAATCTGGAGGAGAAGCGCAGAGATTTAGAAGATGAGGTAAACGCCTTCAACAGGAGGCAAGTGGCTGCAGAAACCCTACAGTCTCTTCAAGGTTCCTCGACCTCtaaaaaagacaaagacaagAAAAC TTGA